One genomic window of Parasteatoda tepidariorum isolate YZ-2023 chromosome 9, CAS_Ptep_4.0, whole genome shotgun sequence includes the following:
- the LOC107437842 gene encoding zinc finger protein 512B, translating into MRPLILCTVLFLGSLLAVVSGDGDGWDYRPIKVIIKEHPKLITVPYHVPWPKHVPVPKHVPVLKPLPIAKPVPVPKIIPVVKHIHKVVHVPKVIHIHKSVPVPKPYPIPKVVKVPKPYVVHVPKHYPVPKPYHVPIYVKIPKPYIVPVHKSVPIPVPKHVPVKVEVIRVKPLVIKKPVPILYKEKGYGHGW; encoded by the exons atgcgGCCTCTAATACTGTGCACGGTACTTTTCCTTGGTTCGCTACTGGCAGTTGTCTCTGGAGATGGCGATGGCTGGGACTACAGACCCATCAAAGTTATCATAAAAGAACATCCAAAACTAATCACAGTTCCCTATCACGTGCCATGGCCAAAGCACGTTCCCGTACCTAAACACGTACCTGTTCTGAAACCTCTTCCCATAGCTAAACCAGTTCCCGTGCCTAAAATCATTCCAGTGGTCAAACACATACACAAAGTGGTTCACGTACCTAAAGTGATTCACATTCACAAATCAGTGCCAGTACCCAAACCTTACCCGATTCCCAAAGTGGTGAAGGTGCCCAAGCCATACGTGGTCCATGTTCCAAAGCACTACCCCGTACCGAAACCATACCACGTCCCAATTTACGTGAAGATTCCCAAGCCTTACATTGTGCCAGTTCACAAGTCGGTGCCAATTCCAGTACCCAAGCATGTGCCAGTGAAGGTTGAAGTAATCAGGGTGAAACCTTTAGTCATCAAAAAACCCGTGCCTATTCT gTATAAGGAAAAGGGCTATGGCCATGGTTGGTAA